TCGAGTTCAATCTCTTCTTCAGGACATTAAGAAGGTTTGTTTCGTGTATTGCTGTGAAAATCCAGTTCCTAGTCTCTTAAGTTCTGGCAAACTGGTTTCAACCATATTTTCTTTAGGGAAGCGCTTTATAGGTTTTTTCCATTATTTTAGAGGTTTCAACTTTCAAAGAAGAATTTACCAATAAACAGTTTAATATCTACGAGAAAATGGTAGGACATAGCTATTACCTACGAAGCTGGTAGGCTAAGATGGCTCATCGATTGAAGGTTCAGGTTAAGCCTGTGTAAACACTGACTGCTTCTTTTAGAAGTCCCATCATTTTAGAGGTTCCAAAGAAGAATTTACCAATAAAGAGTTTAACATCTACGAGAAATTGATATCATATAGCTATTACCTATGAAGCTGTTAGGCTTAGATGGCTCATCGATTGAAGGTTCAGGTTAAGCCTGTGTAAAAactgactgttttttttttctctttcaccgATCTTTGATTTTTTACTTTATTCACATGTCTTCATTACCCGTTGGcccattttttggggaaaatcctaAAACTGAGACCATAAACTGAAAAATGTGGTTCTTATCAGGACAAACTGAAGTTGAGAGTTTGAGTTCTAGACCATTTAGATTGTGGTTCTGTTTGGTAAAAACTAATGAGAGATCAGTTTTTCTAATATCAGGGCTATTTTGCAAAATGTTTTTTTGGAACTGGTAGTTGCATGTATAACCATTTCTCCCTAAATGCcttttatcttctctaaattCTTCAACAGGCAACAGATAAACCAGTGGCCGTTGGATTTGGCATATCCAAACCAGAGCAGGTTCAACAGGTTGCAGGATGGGGAGCAGATGGTGTGATTGTCGGTAGTGCCATGGTAAAGTTgctaggtgaagcaaaatctccCGAGGAAGGTTTGAAGGAACTAGAAGCCTACACGAAGACACTGAAAGCTGCACTGGCTTGATAATTTTATTTGATCATTGCAAAACATGCATCTCTTCTTTGTATGCTTCTCAACATTTGTTGTATGGTAAAGAACCAAGCGGTAATAAGTCACACAGCATACTGCAGAAAACAATGTTTGGTTTTATATGGTATAGCAAATTTGTTCAGTTCTCATTTCCAGTCATTGGATCTCTATTCAAATTGTACCATTTCAGAAAGAATTGGTAATTTCCAAGACGAAccaaagaacatatcaactttcgcACGTAATAAATATCAAAGCAACGTTTCAAACGCACTTCATCAGGAAACAAATTTAGAACTCTTTCACACATCAATCACAATTAACAAACAAGTAGTTACCACCGCCTGGATTGAATTTCTAGGCGCGGGAATTATTGTTTGTTCAGCATACAAACTAGAAGATAAACAAATCAATTGAATCTCAAACGAAAACATACAAATTAATCAAACGTACACCGtagaaaaatatgaaaattcACTTCTGTAGTTTCATCACTTTCAGTTTATCATTCAGAATTTTACTTGAATGAGAGCAACAGTGCTCTTGTCCAATTGGAATGCCTTTGTAAGCACTTCGCTGCTAATGGCCGGATTTGATCCAAAAACAGCATTGGCTATAGTTATTGCACCAGGGTTTTGGCTGCTCAAGGCTGCAATTGCAACTGCATTGACATATCCGATATTGCGTTGATAGTGAATGAGCCCTATAGGGAATACAAACACGTCTCCCTTTTGAAGGACCTTTTTGATTAGAATGTTGTCAGGATTGGATGTGACAAAGCCAACTTCAAGAGTGCCTTCTAAGACTGTCAATATCTCAGTAGCTCTTGGATGAGTATGTGGAGGGTTCATACCCCATGGAGCGTAGTCAATGCGTACCAAGGAAATCCCCAAAGTGTTTAGTCCTGGAATCTGAGCTACATTGACTGGAGTAACCTTCGATCCTTGAGTGTTTGACGTATTTCCTGGTACATGGAGTCCGGTGAAGAAGAAATCACTGGCTTCAGCAAGCTTTGGGTCTTTACAGACCATACCATTCACGAGTGCTGTTAATCATGCATGAAAACGTCTTTTTAGAATAAGCAAGCAAGTTAATCATGCATGAAAACATGTTTTTAGAATAAGCAAGAAAGAAATGAATGATATCAAGAATTAATATTAGCTCCACAAGTGTACGTCTAGTAGTACACTACATACCTGATGAGGATTTATCAGCGATGCAGAAATCCTGTAAAGGGCTAGGTTCAAAAGCTAATGCAATGGAGCATGAAAGAACTAAGACACAAAGTATACGAATATTGCTGTGGGTTGCCATAATGTTTTGATAAGGATAGAAAAGGAGAAAGATGTTTAAAGTTTAAAGGATAAAGTACTCAAAACCAAGTTAAGTAAGCTTGGCATGAACACTCTATTTATAAAATGGCAGGAGGAAGAGAAGTACTATTACTGCATGTTATGAAGTTAAATTTATTATGTTATGTTTTGCTGATTGAATGATAAAACTTGCCGTCCTGTCTCATACAATTAAGATACTAATTCATGTGACCCCATGcactaatttgtggtagttaaaggtaaacactatcagataattttattatctgtcccttccctatggtgttgatgtgatagtgtgactgcatgtggaggatgacttttaattaagtcttaatgagttctatagtttcaatttaagattgaagtggggtgtagcagtaagcactcttaatggaactcacctatctgaatgaggaagtgggtcgcttcctatgagaatggagccaattctttagagcattctgagaaacaggatatgtccagggccaaaatggacaaaacggcacgaacttagcaacacttggaggatatcatgcgtggatattatttgaactacaccaaacgctagcagttcaagacatcgcgttcactgtttagctagtagttccggtaacttctcactaagcaaggttcaagacctcatggacacctttgcctaaatggtattttccttactctgattttttcgttttccgatatttcattcatgtgggggattgttggagaaaatgagttttaattaaaaagattttatggtcttggtatggtttgatctaatgacctaagggtctaaggatactcactcatttttgggtgaatgaagtggaacctttagtcccacattgtggaaaactaaagaggagctccactatataatcatacacttatgtatgaattgtaaaacgtgggtggagcgggtgggaaaaaatacatattttgacccatgcgatatacgcgtataccatgcaccaagtccctttcctattcggatttacattttggagaattttttctttaggaatttaattccaaaattattttttaagagttttatttgtgggaaattccttttacgagttttacttgtttttgaagaaaacaaaaaaaacctaacttgatttgcaagtatctcatcctataaatatgactcgaaattctgtttttaaaaaacacacaagcagcgactatctctaggtctacttttcttcttcttcttatattttgtgcggcgttttgcttccatccctgttgctgagttcaagagtgggtaacttgtgttgtgctaactcaagttatatcgggcagtcttatcctggacacatcttcgcacgttggggtttagcattacttcagagtatacccgcgaactaatgtgttaaggacagcttgttgaacctgtgattctgccctcatcaatttgttcgtggtagagttgtttgatactgttctttatattattgtttgatacatctgacgtttcttcaattaatgcaagattccaacaatcttaacacattaatattccttgtaacaatgggaaagaacgatgttgaaagaccacagaagtttaacggaaaggatttcaagagatggcaatccaagatgctattttatctaagccatcatgaactggattatgtacttgttccacatgctgaattgatgaatgctgaaggtttaactgaggaggcgatcgagtataacaagaggtgtaattttctggcgaaaaatcatatcatgaatggtttggaagatgcgatgtatgatttttacaatgctaaagaaaatttcagtgcttatgatttgtggactgcgttagaagcaaagtatcaagcggagactgcagggagcaagaaatttctggtggcgaagtttatggacttcaagatga
This genomic stretch from Papaver somniferum cultivar HN1 unplaced genomic scaffold, ASM357369v1 unplaced-scaffold_41, whole genome shotgun sequence harbors:
- the LOC113342482 gene encoding putative germin-like protein 2-1, with the translated sequence MATHSNIRILCVLVLSCSIALAFEPSPLQDFCIADKSSSALVNGMVCKDPKLAEASDFFFTGLHVPGNTSNTQGSKVTPVNVAQIPGLNTLGISLVRIDYAPWGMNPPHTHPRATEILTVLEGTLEVGFVTSNPDNILIKKVLQKGDVFVFPIGLIHYQRNIGYVNAVAIAALSSQNPGAITIANAVFGSNPAISSEVLTKAFQLDKSTVALIQVKF